A genome region from Ligilactobacillus cholophilus includes the following:
- a CDS encoding sigma-70 family RNA polymerase sigma factor → MTSSFEEIIEKQFDYICKKVIENERKDYLRNLFRIAKHEENFSTVGDVVVNNFSISEKYSIDYHFFNIKGIKVGIENDSLAEALDQLPEKKRNIILLRYFLDMSDDEISKKMGVDRSTIYRNRKNGLTFIKKFMERRNK, encoded by the coding sequence ATGACATCATCATTTGAAGAAATCATTGAAAAGCAGTTTGATTATATTTGCAAAAAAGTAATTGAAAATGAAAGAAAGGATTATTTGCGCAATCTGTTTAGAATTGCTAAACATGAAGAAAATTTTTCTACAGTTGGGGATGTAGTGGTTAATAATTTTTCAATAAGCGAGAAGTATAGTATTGATTATCATTTTTTTAATATTAAGGGAATAAAAGTTGGTATAGAAAATGATTCACTTGCGGAAGCATTGGATCAATTACCAGAGAAAAAAAGAAATATAATTTTATTACGATATTTTCTGGACATGAGTGATGATGAAATATCAAAAAAGATGGGAGTTGATAGATCAACGATTTATAGAAATAGAAAGAATGGATTAACTTTTATCAAGAAGTTTATGGAAAGAAGAAATAAATGA
- a CDS encoding tyrosine-type recombinase/integrase: MAITKMTSGKHSGEYMVRIQPINKITKKPAKIPVKYTKTKITAKKIERDMWNKYEKGYDYNISEEPFSLGFENFVEQQWKNNRWEYKTYYNWRYSVKVCKKYFLNIKTKNMNQNLVGEFARKFVNERNVTIGKDSTIKRILIHMRSYLTTLVGIIFEKNPVPERAIDKFFSQSKKTIPIPRYILSDQEVVDLKEVIKKEINFNKVTECVSKLAIWVDLETGMRPQEVQGLKWKNLVKEDSYFIFRINDAWNDRIKSLNGHLKSRKRGEERITLPISNELALYLSKFKKCQLKYFNENKIEHKNDFIFTNLKDYRDVKMDIPITQTGLNKMLKKLGSEASINPDSKYKWSLYSLRHTVATKLGNMSDISYPWAAERLGHTLKEFMNTYVHVDKDIEQQMMNQWANNLNTH; this comes from the coding sequence ATGGCAATTACCAAGATGACTTCAGGAAAACATAGTGGGGAGTATATGGTAAGAATCCAACCAATTAATAAAATTACTAAAAAGCCTGCTAAAATTCCTGTAAAATATACTAAAACAAAAATCACAGCAAAAAAAATTGAACGTGATATGTGGAATAAGTATGAAAAAGGGTACGATTATAATATTTCAGAAGAGCCATTTTCTTTAGGCTTTGAAAATTTTGTTGAACAGCAGTGGAAAAATAATCGTTGGGAATATAAAACATATTATAATTGGAGATATTCAGTGAAAGTATGTAAAAAGTATTTCTTAAATATAAAAACTAAAAATATGAATCAGAATCTAGTTGGAGAATTTGCTAGAAAATTTGTTAACGAAAGAAATGTAACTATTGGCAAAGATTCTACTATTAAAAGGATTCTTATTCATATGAGAAGTTATCTAACTACATTAGTTGGAATAATTTTTGAAAAAAATCCTGTACCTGAACGAGCAATTGATAAATTTTTTAGTCAAAGTAAAAAAACTATTCCAATTCCCAGATATATTTTATCGGATCAAGAAGTAGTAGATTTAAAAGAGGTGATAAAAAAAGAAATTAATTTTAATAAGGTAACTGAATGTGTATCAAAGTTAGCAATTTGGGTTGACCTAGAAACTGGAATGAGACCTCAAGAAGTTCAAGGATTAAAATGGAAAAATCTTGTAAAAGAAGATAGTTATTTTATTTTTAGAATTAATGATGCTTGGAACGATAGAATAAAATCATTAAATGGACATCTGAAATCAAGAAAAAGAGGAGAAGAAAGGATAACTCTTCCTATTTCTAATGAACTAGCATTATATTTAAGTAAATTTAAAAAATGTCAGTTAAAATATTTTAATGAAAATAAAATTGAACATAAAAATGATTTTATTTTCACTAATTTAAAAGATTATAGAGATGTTAAAATGGATATTCCAATAACTCAAACTGGATTAAATAAAATGTTAAAAAAGTTAGGAAGTGAAGCATCTATAAATCCAGATTCTAAATATAAATGGTCACTATATTCTTTAAGACACACAGTAGCTACCAAATTAGGAAACATGAGTGATATAAGTTATCCATGGGCAGCTGAGAGATTGGGACATACTTTAAAAGAGTTTATGAATACTTATGTACATGTGGATAAAGATATTGAACAACAAATGATGAATCAATGGGCAAATAATTTAAACACACATTAA
- a CDS encoding helix-turn-helix domain-containing protein — protein sequence MKEYKLIPYSIIKKATSGNVKAIGKVIKHYEQYINKKAVRPIKDDSGNINLAVDDSLKLRMRTKLIKEILNFKINRKKNVK from the coding sequence ATGAAAGAATATAAATTAATTCCATACTCTATTATAAAAAAAGCAACAAGTGGAAATGTTAAAGCAATTGGAAAAGTGATTAAACATTATGAACAATATATAAATAAAAAAGCGGTACGCCCAATTAAAGATGACAGTGGAAATATAAATTTAGCTGTAGATGACAGTTTAAAATTAAGAATGCGAACAAAATTAATAAAAGAGATATTAAATTTTAAAATTAATAGGAAGAAAAATGTAAAGTGA
- the spxA gene encoding transcriptional regulator SpxA, translating into MVTLYTSPSCTSCRKARAWLKEHDIPFTERNIFSNPLSIDEIKQILQMTEDGTEEIISKRSKAYQDLDVDIDDLPLQQLFELLQADPGLLRRPIIMDDKRLQVGYNEDEIRRFLPRKVRVLELEKAQKLADF; encoded by the coding sequence ATGGTTACTTTATATACATCACCAAGTTGTACTTCTTGTAGAAAAGCTCGCGCCTGGTTAAAAGAACATGATATTCCTTTTACAGAAAGAAATATTTTCTCCAATCCACTTAGCATTGATGAAATTAAACAAATTTTACAAATGACTGAGGATGGCACAGAAGAAATTATTTCCAAACGTTCAAAAGCTTATCAAGATTTGGATGTTGATATTGACGATTTGCCATTACAACAGTTATTTGAATTATTACAAGCCGACCCAGGATTGTTACGTCGTCCAATAATTATGGATGATAAACGTCTTCAAGTTGGTTATAATGAAGACGAAATTAGACGCTTCTTGCCACGTAAAGTACGTGTTTTAGAATTAGAAAAGGCACAGAAATTGGCAGACTTTTAA
- a CDS encoding Eco57I restriction-modification methylase domain-containing protein codes for MVSNGVMKLYQIIKNQLKIPIPQRTTTLYNEWDRTFGKMFGEENQETEFNSTAEDIRKLYGISENSLIESKPFLFATQTFFNIVLKMLIDSFIKKITDPSEQIDFHLSWSEIAELFEGKGTQNAKIISNFFEIHYYEWFTYLSSKDDKNTVSEIIKNVSDTVNKFDLATYIVRPEEIQDILQEIYMTLIPNKIRHLLGEYFSPDWIVEHSLDRIGYDGNIDKTIIDPTCGSGTFVIQSLKRVLANKNNQISYLEAKKITNNIVGFDLNPISAISAKANYILTLFSSIEDPITKFPEPLSIPIYISDSVLSPVVYSEESDDTFVAKTSVSNFVIPKFNTFSEASDFLDEISDSIERTRGYSVFEKLVLKKFNLSTHQQEAVKELYEELSSLHRSSQDSFWGHILKNSFAPVMLKQKFDYVVGNPPWIAWKAMSKTYREGTLDVWKSYGIFEKNAYDKKTTHDDFGMAVTYVALDQYLKDNGKLYFLLPWTFIKSTKGGEGFRKFEITRNGQKIPIKVELVDDFNDIKIFKPKHTVRTIGVLFRKGKRTVYPMRNWFEWKYEKKINFDAHATWETVKKYITNTKLIAKPIDSSNLQSSWLTLTNSEYKISDKVLLNGVNPAYRGRKGIEPAGAKGVYVLKKPKVTSNGLEIVNDMTRQRRMDLKSKGEHKGIVENNFIYPMLGGRNIKRWKVVSNEFMIVPHKPDTPYGLAEEKLADEAPQTYEWLEFYKKGLLASRKQSGKFFDPDKQPWYRLDNVGNYTFSKYKVVWKEQVKSFSAVAIGEYSTLPNADLKIFNGKDKPVVVDSKVLMLATNSMREAYYVAGILNAPFIRNIIDAYAIGLNRGIDVLKNIKVPKFDNGDPIHIKISDISKKIHELSKDNNDISVEEKKLNGIVKKLYN; via the coding sequence ATGGTATCAAATGGTGTAATGAAATTATACCAAATAATTAAAAATCAGTTGAAAATACCTATTCCACAAAGAACAACTACTTTATATAATGAATGGGACAGAACTTTTGGAAAGATGTTTGGAGAAGAAAATCAAGAAACAGAATTTAATTCAACAGCTGAAGATATTAGAAAACTTTACGGAATTTCTGAAAATTCATTAATTGAATCAAAACCATTTTTATTTGCTACACAGACATTTTTCAATATAGTTTTGAAGATGTTAATTGACTCTTTTATCAAGAAAATAACCGATCCTTCAGAACAGATAGATTTTCATTTATCCTGGAGTGAAATAGCAGAACTTTTTGAAGGAAAAGGAACGCAAAACGCAAAAATCATTTCAAATTTTTTTGAAATTCATTATTATGAATGGTTTACCTATTTATCATCAAAAGATGATAAAAATACAGTATCAGAGATCATAAAAAACGTATCTGATACTGTTAATAAGTTTGATCTTGCAACATATATTGTTCGTCCAGAAGAAATTCAGGATATATTACAAGAAATTTATATGACGCTAATTCCAAATAAAATTAGACATCTATTAGGAGAGTATTTTTCTCCTGATTGGATTGTTGAACACTCATTAGATCGAATTGGTTATGATGGAAATATAGACAAAACAATTATCGATCCTACTTGTGGTTCAGGAACGTTTGTGATTCAATCTTTAAAAAGAGTTTTAGCGAATAAAAATAATCAAATTAGCTATTTGGAAGCTAAAAAAATTACAAATAATATTGTCGGCTTTGATCTAAACCCTATATCAGCAATTTCTGCAAAGGCAAATTATATCTTAACATTATTTTCTTCTATTGAGGATCCTATTACAAAATTCCCAGAACCGTTAAGTATTCCAATTTATATATCTGATTCTGTATTGTCACCGGTTGTATATTCCGAAGAATCTGATGATACGTTTGTAGCCAAAACATCAGTTTCAAATTTTGTAATTCCCAAGTTTAATACTTTTTCGGAAGCAAGTGACTTTCTAGATGAAATAAGTGATTCTATTGAACGAACACGAGGATATTCTGTTTTTGAAAAATTAGTTCTTAAAAAGTTTAATTTAAGTACTCACCAACAGGAAGCTGTTAAAGAGTTGTATGAAGAATTGTCATCATTGCATCGTAGTTCGCAAGATTCTTTTTGGGGACATATATTGAAAAATAGTTTTGCCCCTGTAATGTTAAAACAAAAGTTTGATTACGTAGTAGGAAATCCACCATGGATTGCGTGGAAAGCAATGAGTAAAACATATCGAGAAGGAACTCTAGATGTTTGGAAAAGTTATGGTATCTTTGAAAAAAATGCATATGATAAAAAAACCACACACGATGACTTTGGTATGGCTGTAACATATGTAGCTTTAGATCAATATTTAAAAGACAATGGTAAATTATATTTTTTGTTGCCTTGGACTTTCATAAAATCTACAAAAGGCGGTGAAGGGTTTAGAAAATTTGAGATAACTAGAAATGGACAAAAAATACCTATTAAAGTTGAATTAGTGGACGATTTTAATGATATTAAAATTTTTAAACCTAAACATACTGTTAGAACAATAGGTGTTTTATTTCGTAAAGGAAAAAGAACAGTATATCCAATGCGTAATTGGTTTGAATGGAAATATGAGAAGAAAATTAATTTTGATGCACATGCAACATGGGAAACAGTTAAAAAGTATATAACAAATACTAAGTTAATTGCCAAACCAATTGATTCATCTAATTTACAATCGTCATGGCTTACTCTTACCAATTCTGAATATAAAATTTCAGATAAAGTACTCTTAAATGGTGTTAATCCAGCATATCGTGGAAGAAAAGGAATTGAACCTGCCGGAGCTAAAGGTGTTTATGTTCTTAAAAAGCCAAAAGTAACTTCTAATGGCTTAGAAATTGTGAATGATATGACACGTCAAAGAAGAATGGATTTAAAAAGTAAGGGAGAACACAAGGGAATTGTTGAAAACAATTTTATTTATCCAATGCTTGGAGGGAGAAATATTAAACGGTGGAAAGTAGTTTCTAATGAATTTATGATTGTCCCTCATAAACCTGATACTCCTTATGGTTTAGCTGAAGAAAAACTTGCAGATGAAGCTCCACAAACATATGAATGGTTAGAATTTTATAAAAAAGGATTATTAGCAAGTAGAAAGCAAAGTGGGAAATTTTTTGATCCTGATAAACAGCCATGGTATAGATTGGATAATGTAGGAAATTATACATTTTCTAAATATAAGGTTGTGTGGAAAGAACAAGTTAAAAGTTTTTCTGCTGTTGCCATCGGTGAATATAGTACTTTACCTAATGCTGATTTAAAAATATTTAACGGCAAAGATAAACCTGTAGTGGTTGATTCTAAGGTATTAATGTTAGCAACAAATAGTATGAGAGAAGCATATTATGTAGCAGGTATATTAAATGCTCCATTTATTAGAAACATAATAGATGCATATGCTATTGGTTTAAACCGTGGAATTGATGTTTTAAAGAATATTAAAGTGCCTAAATTTGATAATGGAGATCCAATTCATATTAAAATTTCAGACATATCGAAGAAAATTCATGAATTATCAAAAGATAATAATGATATATCTGTCGAAGAAAAAAAATTAAATGGAATTGTTAAAAAATTATATAATTAA